One Caenibius sp. WL genomic window, GCAAAAGGGGAACAAGCACACCGGCGATAATCGCCACGGGCAACAGGCCATCGACGCGATCGAACACGCCGCCATGGCCGGGAATGAGCTGCGAACTGTCCTTGACGCCCGCGCGCCGTTTCAGCCAGCTTTCAAAGAAATCACCTGCTTGCGCGGCCACAGCCAGAATGGCCCCGATGGCGAAGCTTCCCGCATGGGTCACTAACCCGGCACCGCTTCCAGCAGGCATGAGCGTTCCCGTTGCGCGGAAGTGCTGCAAGACGGCCAGTGTAAAAATCCCGGCGGCGATCATGCCGCCGACCAGCCCCGCCCAGGTCTTGGACGGGCTGATTGCCGGGGCGATCTTCGGCCCGCCAAACGTGCGCCCGGAGAAATAGGCCCCCGTATCGGTGCAGACCACCACCCCGATCACCCACGCGACCATCGGCAGCGCCAGAGTCATGAGCCCGAATGCAGCCAGCGCGATATAGAACGCGCCCAGCCCGAGGGAGAGCAGGCGCAACCCGGCGCCCATGTCGATACGGGCGATCAGTCGGGCCATTTCCGCCAGCGTCACCAGAGCAACCGCGCCGACGAACGCCTTGAATGCCATGCCGCCGAGCCAGACCGCGCCCCCGGCAACCGCCAGCATGACCACCGCCGAGGCGAAACGCACCGGCAGATCGCTTTTGGCCTTGGGGGAAACCGGCGTATCAGCGCCCGCCATAGCGGCGCTCCCGCCCGGCGAAGGAGGCCAGCGCGTCTTCCAGATGCGCGGGCGTGAAATCGGGCCAGAGCACGTCGGTGAACCACATTTCCGCATAAGCGGCCTGCCACAGGAGGAAATTGGACAGGCGGATTTCGCCCGACGTGCGGATCAGCAGATCGAGCGGCGGCAGATCAGCCGTATCGAGATGCCGCTCGATCGCCTCCACGGTTACCGCGCCTTCGGCTGCGGCGGCAGCGGCCGCCCGGGCGATTTCCTGCTGCGACCCGTAATTGAGCGCCACGGCCAGAGTGCCCGCGCGCCCTTGCGCCGTATGCGCCAGCGCCTGATCGAGTTGTTCGACAAGGTCCGGCGACAATGCTTTGTAATCGCCGATGATCTTCAACCGGATACCGTTGGCGATCAGATCCTTGAGATCGCTTTTCAGAAAGCGCTTCATGAGCGCCATCAGGTCGTCGACCTCATCTTCCGGCCGCTTCCAGTTCTCGGACGAAAAGGCATAGAGCGTCAGCACGTCCAGCCCGCTGCCCGGCAACGCCCTGACCAGCTTGCGCACCGCTTCCGCGCCCCGCTGATGACCCATGGCGCGCGGCAGGTGGCGCTTCTTCGCCCAGCGCCCGTTGCCATCCATGATAATGGCCACGTGGCGCGCGCCATCCGCGCGCCGCGCAATCGGACGCGCATCAGGGCTCTCTGTGGCGCTCTCACTGTCATCCAGCGGAGCCAGCGAAGGCTGGCGCTCGTTCACTGGCTGAGGATTTCCTTTTCCTTGTGCTCGGCGGCTTCGTCGGCCTGCTTCACATACTGGTCGGTCAGCTTCTGGACTTCCTCTTCCTTGCGCTTGCGATCGTCCTCGCTGATTTCCTTCTTCTTCTCATCGTCCTTCAGCGCTTCCATACCGTCGCGGCGCACGTTGCGGATCGCGATGCGGGCCTTTTCGGCATACTGGCCCGCCAGTTTGGCCAGTTCCTTGCGCCGTTCAGCGGTGAGATCGGGGATCGGCAGGCGGATGTTCTGGCCGTCGGTCATCGGGTTGAGGCCCAGACCAGCCTGACGGATGGCCTTTTCCACCGGGGTCATGTTCGACTTGTCCCACACCTGCACGCTCAGCATACGGGGTTCGGGCGCGGACACGGTGGCAACTTGGTTGAGCGGCATCATGGCGCCATAGACCTCGACCTGAATCGGATCGAGCAAAGTGGTGTTGGCACGCCCGGTGCGCAGGCCCGAAAGATCGCTCTTGAGCGCTTCCACCGCGCCGGACATCCGGCGTTCGATATCGGCCTTGTCGTATTTTGCCATGGTCAGCCTTCCTTCTGCACTATCGTCTGGACGCCCCGCCCTTCCAGAACCCGGGCAAGATTGCCCTTCTCGCGGATCGAGAACACCACGATGGGAATGGAATTGTCGCGGCACAGAGCCACGGCGGATGCGTCCATCACCTTCAGATTATCTGCCAGAACCTTATCGTAACTGACTGTATCATATCGCTTTGCCTGCGCGTTTTTCTTCGGATCGGAATCATAGACCCCATCCACGCTGGTGCCCTTGAACAGGGCATCGCAGCGCATTTCCGCCGCGCGCAGGGCTGCGCCGCTGTCAGTGGTGAAATAGGGGCTGCCGACACCGGCCGCGAAAATCACCACCCGGCCCTTTTCCAAATGCCGTTCCGCGCGGCGGCGGATCACCGGTTCGCACACCGTGTCCATCTGCACCGCCGATTGCACGCGGGTGTGCACGCCCAGTTGCTCCAGCGCGCTCTGCATCGCCAGCGCGTTCATCACCGTGGCAAGCATGCCCATATAGTCGGCCTGCGCCCGGTCCATGCCTTGCGCCGCGCCGGCCATGCCGCGAAAGATGTTGCCGCCGCCGATCACCAGGCAGATTTCCAGCCCGGTATCCTTCGCCGCTTTCACTTCCTTCGCCAGTTCGGCCACGAAGGCCGGATCGATGCCAAATTGCTGATCCCCCATCAGCACTTCGCCCGAAAGCTTGAGC contains:
- a CDS encoding phosphatidate cytidylyltransferase; this encodes MAGADTPVSPKAKSDLPVRFASAVVMLAVAGGAVWLGGMAFKAFVGAVALVTLAEMARLIARIDMGAGLRLLSLGLGAFYIALAAFGLMTLALPMVAWVIGVVVCTDTGAYFSGRTFGGPKIAPAISPSKTWAGLVGGMIAAGIFTLAVLQHFRATGTLMPAGSGAGLVTHAGSFAIGAILAVAAQAGDFFESWLKRRAGVKDSSQLIPGHGGVFDRVDGLLPVAIIAGVLVPLLRIA
- the uppS gene encoding polyprenyl diphosphate synthase — its product is MDGNGRWAKKRHLPRAMGHQRGAEAVRKLVRALPGSGLDVLTLYAFSSENWKRPEDEVDDLMALMKRFLKSDLKDLIANGIRLKIIGDYKALSPDLVEQLDQALAHTAQGRAGTLAVALNYGSQQEIARAAAAAAAEGAVTVEAIERHLDTADLPPLDLLIRTSGEIRLSNFLLWQAAYAEMWFTDVLWPDFTPAHLEDALASFAGRERRYGGR
- the frr gene encoding ribosome recycling factor; this translates as MAKYDKADIERRMSGAVEALKSDLSGLRTGRANTTLLDPIQVEVYGAMMPLNQVATVSAPEPRMLSVQVWDKSNMTPVEKAIRQAGLGLNPMTDGQNIRLPIPDLTAERRKELAKLAGQYAEKARIAIRNVRRDGMEALKDDEKKKEISEDDRKRKEEEVQKLTDQYVKQADEAAEHKEKEILSQ
- the pyrH gene encoding UMP kinase; the protein is MTKPTYKRVLLKLSGEVLMGDQQFGIDPAFVAELAKEVKAAKDTGLEICLVIGGGNIFRGMAGAAQGMDRAQADYMGMLATVMNALAMQSALEQLGVHTRVQSAVQMDTVCEPVIRRRAERHLEKGRVVIFAAGVGSPYFTTDSGAALRAAEMRCDALFKGTSVDGVYDSDPKKNAQAKRYDTVSYDKVLADNLKVMDASAVALCRDNSIPIVVFSIREKGNLARVLEGRGVQTIVQKEG